In Streptomyces durocortorensis, a genomic segment contains:
- a CDS encoding sensor histidine kinase has protein sequence MAYQLSSAQPGLSAELIRVHTGTPARPAFAIQVNALQAMCRQVFGFRLAMIAIATPYAIGHTAPGLPTWFIGTAILVTFMGSYLLFRDWERFGPFLLRRPWLLAVDVFFGALLLVTATPESTLAYVTVCTPLLAGLIQGWRGAAVFAALQVVIVFGVYASVPKLEGDGATALLLPGFCVLAGAVGVTLRNLLLRFGTATQALTETRARLAVNEAVEGERTRLAREMHDSVAKTLHGLALAADGLAGSADRMDPPTVKLQAELVARAARRAAAESRELLTDLRREQGLEGGVDIVAELAAQAEDFTERHPVTATFRRLSEEIPVPPVPQAVARQLLTVASEALENAHRHAGPTYLIVLAGVKGDVFRISVYDDGRGLPAGTTLEGLRRAGHFGLVGMVERAASIGARIRIGRGKAEKGTEVRLELPLAALWGREGTPHPSRPHRSRPHPNPVRLDRSHPPSANTQ, from the coding sequence ATGGCATACCAGCTGAGCAGCGCCCAGCCCGGACTGAGCGCGGAACTGATCCGCGTACACACCGGCACCCCGGCCCGCCCGGCCTTCGCCATCCAGGTCAACGCGCTCCAGGCGATGTGCCGCCAGGTCTTCGGCTTCCGCCTGGCGATGATCGCGATAGCGACCCCGTACGCCATCGGCCACACCGCGCCCGGTCTGCCCACCTGGTTCATTGGCACGGCGATCCTGGTCACCTTCATGGGCTCGTACCTCCTGTTCCGGGACTGGGAGCGCTTCGGCCCGTTCCTCCTGCGCCGCCCCTGGCTGCTCGCCGTCGACGTGTTCTTCGGCGCCCTGCTGCTGGTCACGGCGACCCCCGAGTCGACCCTCGCGTACGTCACCGTCTGCACCCCGCTGCTGGCGGGCCTGATCCAGGGCTGGCGGGGCGCGGCGGTCTTCGCGGCGCTCCAGGTGGTGATCGTCTTCGGCGTGTACGCGAGCGTCCCGAAGCTGGAGGGCGACGGCGCGACGGCCCTTCTGCTGCCCGGCTTCTGCGTACTGGCCGGGGCGGTCGGGGTCACCCTGCGCAACCTGCTCCTGCGTTTCGGGACGGCCACGCAGGCGCTCACCGAGACCCGGGCGCGGCTGGCGGTGAACGAGGCGGTGGAGGGCGAACGCACCCGCCTGGCAAGGGAGATGCACGACTCGGTCGCCAAGACCCTGCACGGCCTGGCGCTGGCCGCCGACGGCCTGGCGGGCTCGGCGGACCGCATGGACCCGCCCACCGTGAAACTCCAGGCGGAACTGGTGGCCCGAGCCGCGCGAAGGGCCGCGGCCGAATCGAGGGAACTCCTGACGGACCTGCGCCGGGAACAGGGCCTGGAGGGCGGCGTGGACATCGTCGCCGAACTGGCCGCCCAGGCCGAGGACTTCACTGAGCGCCATCCGGTAACGGCCACCTTCCGCCGCCTGTCCGAGGAGATCCCGGTCCCCCCGGTCCCGCAGGCGGTCGCCCGGCAACTCCTCACCGTCGCCTCCGAGGCCCTGGAGAACGCCCACCGCCACGCGGGCCCGACGTACCTGATCGTCCTCGCGGGCGTGAAGGGCGATGTGTTCCGCATCAGCGTGTACGACGACGGCAGGGGCCTCCCCGCCGGTACGACTCTGGAAGGGCTGCGCCGGGCGGGTCACTTCGGCCTGGTCGGCATGGTCGAGAGGGCCGCGTCGATCGGGGCCCGCATCAGGATCGGCCGGGGAAAGGCGGAGAAGGGCACGGAGGTGCGCCTGGAACTGCCGTTGGCGGCTTTGTGGGGGCGCGAAGGAACACCCCACCCAAGCCGACCGCACCGAAGCCGACCTCACCCCAACCCGGTCCGGCTCGACCGAAGCCACCCGCCATCAGCAAACACCCAGTAA
- a CDS encoding OmpA family protein, producing the protein MRPRGRSAATLLVVASLTLFGTTPALADDSPSVPPGTEAQSVPPVQVDANDPDLKMPDGGTLGPAKVLDIVQVVEDLGGEERREDSNADIKFALQAEVLFGKDSAKLGSAANARIAAIAEEIKKQNATRVRVFGFTDNLGSSAHGDVLSKQRADAVHKVLSKQLGSSITYEIRGYGEQYPIASNSNEEGRKKNRRVEVSFPRGEGS; encoded by the coding sequence ATGCGACCGCGCGGCCGGTCGGCGGCAACGCTCCTGGTCGTTGCGAGCCTCACGCTCTTCGGAACGACACCCGCCTTGGCCGATGACAGCCCCAGCGTTCCGCCGGGTACCGAGGCGCAGTCGGTCCCACCGGTGCAGGTCGATGCCAACGACCCCGACCTGAAGATGCCCGACGGCGGAACCCTCGGACCGGCCAAGGTCCTCGACATCGTCCAGGTAGTCGAAGACCTCGGTGGCGAGGAACGCCGTGAGGACAGCAACGCCGACATCAAGTTCGCCCTCCAGGCGGAAGTCCTCTTCGGCAAGGACAGCGCGAAGCTCGGCTCGGCCGCCAACGCCCGGATCGCCGCCATCGCGGAGGAGATCAAGAAGCAGAACGCGACCAGGGTCCGCGTCTTCGGCTTCACCGACAACCTGGGTTCCTCGGCCCACGGCGACGTCCTCTCCAAGCAGCGTGCCGACGCCGTGCACAAGGTCCTGTCGAAGCAGCTCGGCTCCTCGATCACGTACGAGATCCGTGGCTACGGCGAGCAGTACCCGATTGCCAGCAACAGCAACGAGGAGGGCCGGAAGAAGAACCGCCGCGTGGAGGTCTCCTTCCCGCGCGGGGAGGGATCCTGA
- a CDS encoding amidase: MERKFLTAEQIAAALRSGEVTSAELTDEAIARIERDDKAINAICVPDFDRARAAARDADQARARGEDRPLLGIPVTVKESYNVAGLPTTWGMPPHRDYLPTEDAVQVSRLKSAGAVVLGKTNVPLGLQDIQSFNEIYGTTNNPWDHGRTSGGSSGGSAAALASGFGALSIGSDLAGSLRTPAHFCGVYAHKPTLGLASSRGMVPPRTPALPVAPDLAVVGPMARSARDLTLLLDVMAGPDPLTFGVAHHVTLPPARHERLCDFRVLVLDEHPFIPTGAAVRAGVDRVADALVDAGARVEWHSQLLPDLAEAATIYMQLLVAGSVARFPVESYEQLRSQAAGLSTDDHSLDAVRLRGMVLSHRDWIEVDTRREFHRHGWRQLFAEFDAVVCPVTPTPAFPHDHHPDLRQRRIDIDGIEYPYFDQLVWAGLATMPGLPSTAVPAGRSPEGLPVGVQLIGPMFEDRTPLRLAELLERRIGGFQAPERGA, encoded by the coding sequence ATGGAGCGGAAGTTTCTGACGGCCGAACAAATCGCGGCCGCCCTGCGTTCCGGTGAGGTGACCTCGGCGGAACTGACCGACGAGGCGATAGCCCGTATCGAACGGGATGACAAGGCGATCAACGCCATCTGCGTGCCGGACTTCGACCGGGCCCGGGCAGCCGCGCGCGATGCCGACCAGGCACGCGCCCGAGGTGAGGACCGGCCGCTGCTCGGCATACCGGTCACGGTCAAGGAGTCCTACAACGTGGCCGGGCTCCCCACGACCTGGGGCATGCCGCCGCACCGGGACTACCTGCCCACCGAGGACGCGGTGCAGGTCTCACGGCTGAAGAGCGCGGGTGCGGTGGTGCTCGGCAAGACGAATGTGCCTTTGGGGCTGCAAGACATACAGAGTTTCAACGAGATCTACGGCACCACCAATAACCCGTGGGATCACGGCCGCACTTCGGGTGGGTCCTCCGGCGGTTCCGCGGCGGCCCTGGCATCCGGATTCGGTGCGCTGTCCATCGGCTCCGACCTGGCCGGTTCCTTGCGGACCCCCGCGCATTTCTGCGGTGTCTACGCACACAAACCGACGCTCGGGCTGGCGTCGAGCCGCGGTATGGTCCCGCCCCGCACACCTGCGTTGCCGGTCGCCCCCGACCTCGCCGTCGTCGGTCCGATGGCGCGCAGCGCCCGCGACCTCACGCTCCTGCTCGACGTCATGGCCGGGCCGGACCCGCTGACGTTCGGTGTGGCGCACCACGTGACGCTGCCGCCCGCGCGCCACGAGCGGCTGTGCGACTTCAGGGTCCTGGTCCTCGACGAGCATCCGTTCATTCCGACCGGAGCCGCCGTACGGGCGGGCGTGGACCGGGTGGCCGACGCGCTGGTCGACGCCGGCGCCCGCGTCGAGTGGCACAGTCAGCTGCTGCCCGATCTGGCCGAGGCCGCGACGATCTACATGCAGTTGCTGGTCGCGGGCTCCGTTGCACGATTTCCTGTCGAGTCCTACGAACAACTGCGCTCCCAGGCAGCCGGACTGAGTACAGATGACCACAGCCTTGACGCGGTGCGGCTGCGCGGCATGGTGCTCAGTCACCGCGACTGGATCGAGGTGGACACCCGTCGCGAGTTCCACCGCCACGGCTGGCGGCAGCTTTTCGCCGAGTTCGACGCCGTGGTCTGTCCCGTCACGCCCACTCCGGCGTTCCCGCACGACCATCACCCCGACCTGAGGCAACGCCGTATCGACATCGACGGCATCGAGTACCCGTACTTCGACCAGCTCGTCTGGGCCGGCCTGGCCACCATGCCCGGTCTGCCTTCCACCGCCGTCCCGGCGGGCCGTTCCCCGGAGGGCCTGCCGGTGGGAGTGCAACTCATAGGCCCGATGTTCGAGGACCGTACTCCTTTGCGCCTGGCCGAACTGCTTGAGCGGAGGATCGGCGGCTTCCAGGCACCTGAGCGGGGAGCGTAA
- a CDS encoding response regulator transcription factor → MPDDVSPATSGYGAVGHPHGAVAHPHVSQHTSSHIPLASDPGPAGHPDRRTPQHSAINPAPPVSSGFPSGPTAPEAERLRVVVADDNPVVRAGLGVLLSGRADIQVVAEAADGREAYEKTLEHRPDVVLLDVRMPGVDGISALPHLVGIAPVLMLTYSRESQIVHEALRLGAGGYLVHGEFTADQLVQAVRDTKDGRANFTVTAADALLAHMRHGTAPHRAPLPEGLGSALTATPPPPPSRPAEPSEGLSQLQPVVGQSSVSGGSVSAPNRQQYGLSSREVEVMDLIASGMSNQQIAATCFISEKTVKNHINRIFTKLHSATRSEAIAHWLGTAPRTPGRQP, encoded by the coding sequence ATGCCGGACGATGTCTCCCCCGCGACGAGTGGCTACGGAGCGGTGGGCCACCCCCACGGGGCGGTGGCCCACCCCCACGTTTCCCAGCACACCTCGTCGCACATCCCGCTCGCGTCGGACCCCGGCCCCGCGGGCCACCCTGACCGCCGCACCCCCCAGCACTCTGCGATCAACCCCGCGCCCCCCGTCTCCTCCGGCTTTCCCTCCGGACCCACCGCACCGGAGGCCGAGCGGCTCCGGGTGGTGGTCGCGGACGACAATCCGGTGGTCCGGGCGGGGCTGGGCGTCCTGCTGTCGGGCCGGGCGGACATCCAGGTGGTCGCGGAGGCGGCGGACGGCCGAGAGGCGTACGAGAAGACCCTCGAACACCGCCCCGACGTGGTCCTGCTGGACGTCCGCATGCCCGGTGTGGACGGCATCTCGGCCCTGCCGCACCTGGTGGGCATCGCCCCCGTACTGATGCTGACGTACAGCAGGGAGAGCCAGATCGTCCACGAGGCCCTGCGGCTGGGGGCGGGCGGCTATCTGGTGCACGGTGAGTTCACGGCCGACCAGCTGGTCCAGGCGGTACGCGACACGAAGGACGGCCGCGCGAACTTCACGGTCACCGCCGCTGACGCCCTCCTGGCCCACATGCGCCACGGCACGGCCCCGCACCGGGCACCCCTCCCCGAGGGCCTCGGCTCGGCACTGACGGCAACACCGCCCCCACCCCCTTCACGCCCGGCTGAACCTTCGGAAGGCCTTTCGCAACTGCAACCTGTTGTGGGACAGTCTTCGGTAAGCGGGGGGTCGGTGTCCGCCCCCAACAGGCAGCAGTACGGGCTGAGTTCGAGGGAGGTGGAGGTCATGGACCTGATTGCGTCCGGAATGAGCAATCAGCAGATCGCCGCCACCTGCTTCATCAGTGAGAAGACGGTCAAGAACCACATCAACCGCATCTTCACCAAGCTCCACAGCGCCACCCGCAGCGAGGCGATAGCCCACTGGCTCGGCACAGCGCCGAGGACCCCGGGGCGGCAGCCATGA
- a CDS encoding type II secretion system F family protein codes for MDNANLPLITVGVTLVACVLGVMGLYAYSGGKADRDALVERLSHVGQLPESGRVRRFKGLDRRLRGTVLGRKLELKLAATGMELTPGEFLVYALVAMAGLWMIASAMLAAFFGPVAALIGLWGTNAFLNWQRAKRTERFINQLPELSRILANATQAGLALRTALSMAAEELEDPAGEELARVARRLAVGEPLENALGELTDRLPSRELVVLVTTLVLSNRAGGTVVSSLRNLTETLEERKETRREVKTQLSQVTVTAYAVPAFGIGAMLLMNAVMPGALDRMTGAFIGQAAVVVAIALYAIGFVVIRRLSRIDV; via the coding sequence ATGGACAACGCCAACCTCCCCCTGATCACCGTCGGCGTCACGCTGGTGGCCTGTGTGCTCGGCGTGATGGGCCTGTACGCCTACTCCGGCGGCAAGGCCGACCGCGACGCCCTCGTCGAACGCCTCTCCCACGTCGGGCAGCTCCCCGAGTCCGGCCGGGTCCGCCGCTTCAAGGGCCTGGACCGCAGGCTGCGCGGCACCGTGCTCGGCCGGAAGCTGGAGCTGAAGCTCGCCGCGACCGGCATGGAGCTCACCCCCGGCGAATTCCTCGTCTACGCGCTCGTTGCGATGGCGGGCCTGTGGATGATCGCCTCCGCCATGCTCGCCGCGTTCTTCGGCCCGGTCGCCGCCCTGATCGGCCTCTGGGGCACCAACGCCTTCCTCAACTGGCAGCGGGCCAAGCGCACCGAGCGCTTCATCAACCAGCTCCCTGAGCTCTCCCGGATCCTCGCCAACGCCACCCAGGCCGGCCTGGCTCTGCGCACCGCGCTCTCCATGGCCGCCGAGGAGCTGGAGGACCCGGCGGGCGAGGAACTGGCCAGAGTGGCACGGCGTCTGGCGGTCGGCGAGCCTCTGGAGAACGCCCTGGGCGAACTGACCGACCGCCTTCCCTCCCGCGAACTAGTCGTCCTCGTAACGACGTTGGTGCTCTCCAACCGGGCGGGCGGTACGGTCGTCAGCTCGCTGCGCAACCTCACCGAGACCCTGGAGGAGCGCAAGGAGACCCGCCGCGAGGTCAAGACCCAGCTCTCCCAGGTCACGGTCACCGCCTACGCCGTACCGGCCTTCGGTATCGGCGCGATGCTCCTGATGAACGCGGTCATGCCCGGCGCGCTGGACCGGATGACGGGCGCCTTCATCGGCCAGGCGGCGGTCGTCGTCGCCATCGCCCTGTACGCCATCGGGTTCGTGGTGATCCGCCGCCTGTCGCGTATCGACGTCTGA
- a CDS encoding DUF5936 domain-containing protein, with protein sequence MDLLLALVVGLAVYGAIHGIRMYRADAKLPGDLAVALESGATRTSAVGSGIDRLGIRWAPMVLRMMGPKAVNKKRRQIDLAGNPGGLTIDRYAARRAVYGALGLLGAFSMLLRGQLFLALLMIAFGLFWVEAGIWSAIRVRREHIERTLPDFLDVLAVVVSAGLGFRQALDRVAEKYEGPWSDELRITLRQMDMGVSRRQAFEELRRRNDSEQVAMFVTTLQQGEELGAPIVETLIQIANDMRRTDAQNARRKAAKAVPKATFAVTSFLLPGTLVLLTVGFVYGADVDFAFITGG encoded by the coding sequence ATGGATCTGCTGCTGGCTCTGGTCGTCGGCCTCGCCGTGTACGGGGCCATCCACGGCATCCGGATGTACCGGGCCGACGCCAAGCTCCCCGGCGACCTCGCCGTAGCCCTCGAATCCGGGGCCACCCGCACCAGCGCGGTCGGCTCGGGCATCGACCGCCTGGGCATCCGCTGGGCCCCCATGGTGCTGCGGATGATGGGCCCCAAGGCCGTGAACAAGAAGCGCCGCCAGATCGACCTGGCGGGCAACCCCGGCGGCCTCACCATCGACCGTTACGCGGCCCGCCGGGCGGTCTACGGGGCGCTGGGCCTCCTCGGCGCGTTCTCGATGCTCCTGCGCGGCCAGCTGTTCCTGGCCCTCCTGATGATCGCCTTCGGCCTGTTCTGGGTGGAGGCCGGGATCTGGTCGGCGATCCGGGTGCGCCGCGAGCACATCGAACGCACCCTGCCGGACTTCCTCGACGTGCTGGCCGTCGTCGTCTCCGCCGGGCTCGGCTTCCGGCAGGCGCTGGACCGGGTCGCGGAGAAGTACGAAGGCCCGTGGTCCGACGAACTACGCATCACCCTGCGGCAGATGGACATGGGCGTCAGTCGCCGCCAGGCCTTCGAGGAGCTGCGCAGACGCAACGACTCCGAGCAGGTCGCCATGTTCGTCACCACACTCCAGCAGGGCGAGGAACTGGGCGCGCCGATCGTCGAGACGCTCATCCAGATCGCCAACGACATGCGCCGCACGGACGCCCAGAACGCCCGCCGCAAGGCGGCCAAGGCGGTCCCGAAGGCGACGTTCGCGGTGACGTCGTTCCTGCTCCCCGGCACGCTCGTGCTCCTCACGGTCGGATTCGTGTACGGGGCGGATGTCGACTTCGCATTTATCACGGGCGGCTGA
- a CDS encoding pilus assembly protein TadG-related protein, which yields MISRSRNDEGQAFPIYVVMVAGLLFLAFAFFAVGKASALRNGSQGAADAAALAAAQSARDDLGTGFYASLPANTLDLFLGAPFAPRCDEAGRLADINGTDLRSCIPAYGYLRDRITVDVEGRRPVDSSVLPGSESKFAKAKATALIEFRCPRPKAVDLNSDGVQDLFIFTCRNGEVLEIAPGSPPPWESVSRTLFDVRLVDQ from the coding sequence ATGATCAGTCGTTCTCGCAACGACGAAGGGCAGGCCTTCCCCATCTACGTAGTGATGGTGGCGGGCCTGCTCTTCCTCGCGTTTGCCTTCTTTGCTGTCGGTAAGGCTTCCGCGTTGCGCAACGGCTCGCAGGGCGCTGCCGACGCCGCCGCACTCGCCGCCGCTCAGAGCGCACGTGACGATCTCGGGACGGGGTTCTATGCCTCGCTTCCCGCCAACACGCTGGACCTCTTCCTGGGTGCGCCCTTCGCTCCGCGCTGCGACGAGGCGGGGCGGCTGGCCGACATCAATGGGACCGACCTGCGTTCCTGCATCCCGGCCTACGGCTACCTGCGTGACCGGATCACGGTCGATGTCGAGGGCCGTAGACCGGTGGACTCGTCGGTGCTGCCCGGCTCGGAGAGCAAGTTCGCCAAGGCCAAGGCCACCGCACTCATCGAGTTCCGTTGCCCTCGCCCGAAAGCCGTGGACCTCAACAGCGACGGAGTCCAGGACCTCTTCATCTTCACGTGCCGGAACGGCGAGGTCCTTGAGATCGCGCCGGGCAGCCCTCCCCCGTGGGAGAGCGTGAGCAGAACCCTCTTTGATGTGCGGTTGGTCGACCAGTGA